GCGCTGAAGGTTTCGCTCTCGCCGGAGCGGGCCGGATCGGCAGAGAGCCCTCGCCAATGCGTGAACACCAGCAGCGGCTTTTCACTCCACTCTTTATCACCGAACTTCGCAAACGCGGTCTCGCCGCTCACAAGCTGAACTTCATACCAGCCGTCACGGACAGGGGCGTAACGGTCCAGCGGAAACCACGCGGTCGGTCGAATGTCCATCATGTCCTCTCTGGTCGAAAGATCGTCACGAGTGAACAGAAGGCATTCTTCATGCCCGACGCTGCGGCTGAGCGCCGTCAACATGACGCGAAGGCCCGCGCGTATTCAGCGCGGGCGAAGGGCATCGGTGGCCGGCTGTTGCGTCGACGCGCGCGATGCGCGTGTGACGAGGTAAGGAGCAGTCACCCTCTGTTGCAGCGAGAGTAAGACTTACACGGTATGTCGATGCAGCAAGCGGCGCGCGCCACCCGCCACTTTGCTCACACACTGCGCGAGCGCGCCGACCGCATCCGCAATCTGCTCGGCAGGCGTGTTGCCGTAGCCGATCACGAGGCCGTTGTCCTCATCGCACGGTTGCAGCGCGAAGCTGGAGAGCGCACGCGGATTGAGCCGCTGCTGCTGCGCCAGATCGACGACCGCGCGGTCCGAAATACGCGGCGGCAAGCGAAGCGTCAGATGCATGCCGCAATTGCCGCCGAGAATCTGTGCCGCTTCGAAGTACCCGGCCAGCGCCTCGCGCAACGCCTGCTGCCGCTCGCGATAGAGCCGCCGCATGCGCCCAAGGTGACGGCCAAATTCGCCCGCTTCGATAAAGTTTGCCAACGCCGTTTGCTCGAGCCGGTGGCCGCCGCGCAGCATCTCTTGCAGCGCGATGCGCGTAGGCTCCGCCATGCTGCGCGGCAGCACCACAAAGCCGATGCGCAGCGCCGGAAACATCGTCTTGCTGAACGACCCCACATACAGCACCGGAGCATCGGGCACGAGCCCCTGCATGCTGGCAATCGGCTCGCCCGTGTGACGAAACTCGCCGTCGTAGTCATCCTCGATCAACCAGGCGCCGATGCGTCGCGCCTGCGCAATGAGATCGAGCCGCCGCGCCACGGAGAGTACCGCGCCAGTCGGATACTGGTGCGCGGGCGACGTATAGATCAGCTTGGGCGGGCTGACACGCCAGGCATCCGGCGGCACGACCATGCCCTCATGATCGACCCGCATCGGCACGGTCTTCAGATCGCCCAGGTTGAAAGCGGCTTTGGCGCCGCGATAACCCGGATCTTCGACCCACGCGGTATCGCCGGGGTTGGTGAGCAGGCTCACACACAGGTTTAGCGCCTCCTGGGCACCCTCGGTAATCACCACCTGAGAGCCGTCGCAGCGTACCCCGCGCGCCATCCGCAGATGCGCGGCGATGGCGTCGCGCAAAGCCGGCTCGCCCGCCGGCTCGCCGTAGCCAAGCAACTGAGGCAAGCCTTGCTCCATGGCCCGTTCCAGCGAGCGGCGCCAGGCGCTCAGCGGAAAGCGTTCCAGCGCCGGGCTGCCCGGTGTCATCACCGAGGTCATATCGAACTGCGTGCGAGTGGCGGCGAAGCGCATGAGCCGCGCCGCGTACGCGATCTCGGCCGGGGCCGGGTCCTGATGCGTGTCGGCGTGGGACGCGGCGCTCGAAAGCGAGCTCACCCGGGTGCCCCTGCGGTCGGCCAGTACATAGCCTTCGGCAAGCAAATGGTCGTAGGCGATGACCACCGTGTTGCGCGACACGCCGAGCTCCGCCGCGAGCAGCCGCGACGACGGCAACAACGCGCCCGCCGGCAGACGGCCGGCCAGAATCGCCTGCTGCAGACGCTCGATCAGTTGCTTCTGCAGCGGCACCGGCTTGCCGGCCGGCGTGAGCGCGCCGTGGGACAACGGCCCTATGATCTCGATCATCGTCACTGGACCTATCAAATGGTGGTTCTCTGGATCTTTTTAACATACCACGTTTGCCGTATCGTCTCTGTTGAATGCA
Above is a genomic segment from Paraburkholderia phenazinium containing:
- a CDS encoding PLP-dependent aminotransferase family protein, which produces MIEIIGPLSHGALTPAGKPVPLQKQLIERLQQAILAGRLPAGALLPSSRLLAAELGVSRNTVVIAYDHLLAEGYVLADRRGTRVSSLSSAASHADTHQDPAPAEIAYAARLMRFAATRTQFDMTSVMTPGSPALERFPLSAWRRSLERAMEQGLPQLLGYGEPAGEPALRDAIAAHLRMARGVRCDGSQVVITEGAQEALNLCVSLLTNPGDTAWVEDPGYRGAKAAFNLGDLKTVPMRVDHEGMVVPPDAWRVSPPKLIYTSPAHQYPTGAVLSVARRLDLIAQARRIGAWLIEDDYDGEFRHTGEPIASMQGLVPDAPVLYVGSFSKTMFPALRIGFVVLPRSMAEPTRIALQEMLRGGHRLEQTALANFIEAGEFGRHLGRMRRLYRERQQALREALAGYFEAAQILGGNCGMHLTLRLPPRISDRAVVDLAQQQRLNPRALSSFALQPCDEDNGLVIGYGNTPAEQIADAVGALAQCVSKVAGGARRLLHRHTV